A single Haloglycomyces albus DSM 45210 DNA region contains:
- a CDS encoding TAXI family TRAP transporter solute-binding subunit — translation MLRKAGRVLAPIAAGALLFTAACGDNVGTEDVEEGEDRDTMELGTGSTGGDYYPFGTGIADMWSQKTDIKVSGIETGASVENLTKISQGEMDLGMAVNGTATGAQAGEGDFAEVEANFQFMGNLYPEVMHIVATEESGIETIDDLEGQRVALGPDGSGTAALSETILETAGVEVDGFHDGFGDAGNKMRDGQLDAAFGILSVPSSTITEVANAIDINFVEIPSELSEELRSNDPTMSTYTIEDGDYEGVSGDWTTVSNWASIYCDPALSEDQVYELTKALYEDIGDVSHALSGNVEIENAVKGLQGIEIHPGAKRYFEEQDLL, via the coding sequence ATGCTGCGTAAAGCAGGACGTGTGCTGGCCCCGATAGCGGCCGGAGCCCTTCTGTTCACCGCCGCCTGCGGTGACAATGTCGGAACCGAGGACGTTGAAGAGGGCGAAGACCGCGACACCATGGAACTGGGTACCGGTTCCACCGGAGGTGACTACTACCCCTTCGGTACCGGCATCGCCGACATGTGGTCGCAAAAGACCGACATTAAGGTCAGTGGTATTGAAACCGGAGCGTCGGTTGAGAACCTCACCAAGATCAGCCAAGGGGAGATGGACCTCGGTATGGCGGTGAACGGCACCGCCACCGGCGCTCAGGCCGGGGAAGGCGACTTCGCCGAAGTCGAGGCGAACTTCCAGTTCATGGGGAACCTCTACCCCGAGGTCATGCACATCGTCGCCACCGAGGAATCGGGGATCGAAACGATCGACGATCTCGAAGGACAGCGCGTCGCCCTGGGACCGGACGGTTCGGGTACCGCGGCGCTGTCGGAGACCATTCTGGAAACCGCCGGTGTCGAAGTGGACGGCTTCCACGACGGTTTCGGCGACGCCGGTAACAAGATGCGTGACGGTCAACTGGACGCCGCCTTTGGAATTCTCTCGGTACCGTCCTCCACGATCACCGAGGTCGCCAATGCCATTGACATCAACTTCGTGGAGATTCCCAGCGAATTGAGCGAAGAGCTCCGTTCCAACGATCCGACGATGTCCACCTACACGATTGAGGACGGTGACTACGAAGGCGTCTCCGGCGACTGGACCACCGTTTCCAACTGGGCCTCGATCTACTGTGACCCGGCACTGAGCGAGGACCAGGTATACGAACTGACCAAGGCGCTGTACGAGGACATCGGCGACGTCAGCCACGCGCTGTCGGGGAACGTTGAGATCGAAAACGCCGTGAAGGGGCTGCAGGGGATTGAAATCCACCCCGGCGCGAAGCGTTACTTCGAGGAGCAAGACCTCCTGTAA
- a CDS encoding TRAP transporter permease, with protein MANAQTDANDASEETVAYDREQAARDIQALSQAEPVTETGPIRTDLSAVWKWIIWTIALSMSLFHLWMGWRGTLPTLESGSIHLAFGLALIFLAYKPRRGREWGLEEEYRGPDVSPATRIRGYLFGTESGRGVIWTALLVGILLYLTSIAEMNVAIIVPSLAVIALVQSTRVLRLDFGGIPVADVVLAVLAVWAAYWIFTHQRQEFWRDEGEFTAAALAAATVGTLLVLVAAVRAVGLALGIVCGLMFAYALYGRAMPDFLYHGGRDPESILETSFLGTTGIFGTPLQVSYTTIFLFMIFAALLQSTGMERFFTNLALALAGKRVGGTAKVGVITSVFSGTITGSSVANTVSNGAFTIPMMRRSGYKRDFAGAVEAASSTGGQIAPPIMGAGAFLMLALIGNGVTYREIMLVAIVPAVLFFTAQFIIVHYVSKREGITGLPKEELPNGLRLLLRQGYLLLPLVVIVVIISSGKTANAAAFEAIFWTIGINFAVQLIFFLRGFLKADADGGRWAAGVSAWKRLDYRLTPFALLQTLVNAAKMALPVVAATAAAGIIAGMINGTGLGGSLGTRLLRLGQDLGADIPFIDNAELYLVLLFTVIACLILGIGLPTTANFVVMYTVAVPTVVELIQPRYDAIGLTELQVMIVASLFVYYYGVLADITPPVCLAAFAAAGISGGSPMKTGVQSVRIAISGFVVPFAFILTPEMLMLGGDWLASGVAIVAAIAGITAIGAAFAGFWDVKLLWYERLGLLAAGALLLGGSWTTDLIGLVVGGLALASHFARKKAGRGETVQPTAG; from the coding sequence ATGGCGAATGCGCAGACCGATGCGAACGACGCATCGGAGGAGACGGTCGCCTATGACCGCGAACAAGCGGCCCGTGACATTCAAGCCCTATCGCAGGCAGAGCCGGTTACGGAAACCGGACCGATCCGCACCGACCTCAGTGCGGTATGGAAATGGATCATATGGACCATCGCCCTCAGTATGAGCCTGTTCCATCTCTGGATGGGATGGCGCGGAACTCTTCCGACGCTGGAGAGTGGTTCCATACACCTCGCCTTCGGGCTGGCCCTCATCTTCCTCGCCTATAAGCCCAGACGAGGGCGGGAATGGGGCCTCGAGGAGGAATATCGCGGTCCGGACGTATCTCCGGCTACGCGAATCCGGGGGTACCTTTTCGGCACCGAATCCGGTCGAGGCGTGATATGGACGGCTCTTCTGGTGGGGATTCTCCTCTACCTGACGTCGATCGCCGAAATGAACGTCGCGATCATCGTTCCCTCCTTGGCGGTCATCGCGCTGGTGCAGTCCACCCGAGTACTGCGCCTCGACTTCGGTGGGATTCCCGTAGCCGACGTGGTACTCGCCGTCTTGGCGGTGTGGGCCGCCTACTGGATCTTTACCCACCAACGGCAGGAATTTTGGCGCGACGAAGGTGAATTCACGGCAGCGGCACTGGCGGCGGCCACGGTGGGAACCTTGCTGGTGCTGGTAGCGGCCGTTCGCGCGGTTGGTCTGGCGCTGGGAATCGTCTGCGGTCTCATGTTCGCCTATGCTCTGTACGGACGAGCCATGCCCGACTTCCTGTACCACGGTGGCCGCGATCCGGAATCGATCCTGGAGACCTCGTTTCTGGGTACCACGGGTATTTTCGGCACCCCCCTCCAGGTGTCATACACCACAATATTCCTATTCATGATTTTTGCGGCCTTGCTGCAGTCCACCGGAATGGAACGCTTCTTCACCAACCTGGCCCTGGCCCTGGCCGGGAAACGAGTGGGTGGAACGGCGAAGGTCGGCGTCATCACCAGTGTTTTCTCCGGAACCATCACCGGTTCCTCGGTGGCCAATACGGTGTCCAACGGCGCGTTCACCATTCCCATGATGCGCCGCTCGGGCTATAAACGAGATTTCGCCGGTGCGGTGGAAGCGGCGTCGTCGACCGGTGGACAGATCGCTCCGCCGATCATGGGTGCGGGGGCCTTCCTTATGTTGGCTCTCATCGGAAACGGCGTTACCTATCGCGAAATCATGCTGGTGGCGATCGTTCCGGCGGTGCTGTTCTTTACCGCGCAGTTCATCATCGTCCACTATGTTTCCAAACGGGAGGGGATTACCGGGCTTCCCAAGGAGGAACTACCGAACGGACTGCGACTACTGCTGCGGCAGGGATACCTGCTATTGCCGCTCGTGGTCATCGTGGTCATCATTTCCTCCGGTAAGACGGCCAACGCCGCCGCCTTTGAGGCGATCTTCTGGACCATCGGAATCAACTTCGCGGTACAGCTGATTTTCTTCCTGCGTGGATTCCTGAAAGCCGACGCGGACGGAGGTCGTTGGGCGGCAGGGGTTTCCGCTTGGAAGCGGCTGGACTATCGCCTGACTCCCTTCGCTTTGCTGCAAACCTTGGTGAACGCGGCGAAGATGGCGCTCCCCGTCGTGGCGGCCACGGCGGCGGCCGGAATCATCGCCGGAATGATCAACGGAACCGGACTGGGCGGTTCCCTGGGAACCCGTCTGCTGCGGCTGGGACAGGACTTGGGAGCGGATATACCGTTCATTGACAATGCGGAACTGTACTTGGTTCTGCTCTTCACCGTCATCGCCTGCTTGATTCTGGGGATCGGATTGCCGACCACGGCGAACTTCGTGGTGATGTACACCGTCGCCGTGCCGACCGTGGTCGAACTGATTCAACCGCGATACGACGCCATCGGATTGACCGAACTGCAGGTCATGATCGTGGCCTCACTGTTCGTGTACTACTACGGCGTACTCGCCGATATCACTCCACCGGTATGTTTGGCGGCCTTCGCGGCGGCCGGAATTTCGGGGGGATCTCCGATGAAGACCGGTGTTCAGTCGGTACGAATCGCGATTTCCGGATTCGTGGTGCCGTTCGCGTTCATTTTGACCCCGGAAATGCTGATGCTGGGTGGCGACTGGCTGGCCTCCGGCGTAGCCATCGTGGCCGCTATCGCTGGAATTACGGCCATTGGAGCGGCCTTCGCCGGATTCTGGGACGTCAAACTGCTGTGGTATGAACGCCTGGGTCTGTTGGCGGCCGGTGCGCTCCTGCTGGGAGGTTCATGGACCACCGACCTTATCGGTCTAGTGGTGGGAGGACTGGCATTGGCCTCGCACTTCGCCCGCAAGAAGGCGGGGCGAGGAGAGACCGTGCAGCCTACCGCCGGATAG
- a CDS encoding ATP-binding protein, with protein sequence MKIAFVGKGGSGKTTLASLFARHAADAGSRVMALDADINQHFATALGMDPETAERHPRLAEYMSDLKTLLRGSNPRIPNNDLMLKTTPPGPGSTLLTLEDDNPVFEAAFSRIGDIRFAATGGFDTEDLGIACYHSKVGAVEMILNHLIDRTDEFVVVDMVAGAEAFASGMFTRFDHTFLVCEPTLRSVGVYEQYAAYAADYDVNIAVIGNKIDEDDDIEFLKRHVGDDLAAVVGRSRYVKAAERGVVGPISELEPDNRQAIDRLHRCATTATKNWTKFSRQAHEFHARAAKSWGNDRTGSDLTQQIVSDYILGPHLLPEV encoded by the coding sequence GTGAAAATCGCATTCGTCGGTAAGGGTGGATCGGGAAAGACGACCCTGGCTTCGCTGTTCGCGCGTCACGCGGCTGACGCCGGAAGCCGAGTCATGGCGCTGGACGCCGACATCAATCAACATTTCGCCACCGCTCTGGGGATGGACCCGGAAACGGCCGAACGGCATCCGCGCTTGGCCGAGTACATGAGCGATCTGAAAACACTGCTCCGGGGCTCGAATCCACGTATTCCGAACAACGACCTCATGTTGAAGACGACCCCTCCCGGGCCCGGTTCAACCTTGCTGACTCTCGAGGACGACAACCCCGTCTTCGAGGCGGCGTTCAGCCGGATCGGTGACATCCGCTTCGCCGCCACCGGGGGCTTTGACACCGAAGACCTCGGAATCGCTTGCTATCACTCCAAGGTCGGGGCGGTGGAGATGATTCTCAACCACTTGATCGATCGCACGGATGAGTTCGTGGTCGTGGACATGGTCGCGGGGGCGGAGGCCTTCGCCTCCGGCATGTTCACTCGATTCGACCATACGTTCCTGGTTTGCGAACCCACCCTGCGCAGTGTGGGGGTTTACGAGCAGTATGCGGCCTATGCGGCCGATTACGACGTCAATATCGCCGTTATCGGAAATAAGATCGACGAAGACGACGATATCGAATTTCTCAAACGGCACGTCGGCGATGATCTCGCGGCGGTGGTGGGGAGGTCCCGATACGTCAAAGCCGCCGAACGCGGTGTCGTCGGTCCGATATCCGAGCTGGAGCCGGACAACCGACAGGCGATCGACCGGCTGCACCGTTGCGCGACGACGGCGACCAAAAACTGGACCAAATTCAGCCGACAAGCTCATGAATTCCATGCCCGTGCCGCCAAATCATGGGGCAACGACCGTACCGGTTCGGATCTCACCCAACAGATCGTTTCGGATTACATCCTCGGCCCTCATCTTCTACCCGAGGTATAG
- a CDS encoding SCO5389 family protein, whose product MSLDVPEQLLAKAERGNVEDSEFVECIRTSLPFAWEVISRVVDDLKNGVASSTGSTQFADNTTPPPDEVSRGQLLRVLASDSMRDVLERYFGVKLAFQNCHRVAAFPPTEVSSGTYQAFVSPRGQLLNQSPELRDC is encoded by the coding sequence ATGTCCCTTGACGTACCAGAACAACTATTGGCCAAAGCGGAGCGGGGAAACGTGGAGGACTCCGAATTCGTGGAGTGCATCCGCACGTCTCTGCCCTTCGCCTGGGAAGTGATCAGCCGGGTCGTGGACGATCTCAAGAACGGCGTCGCCTCGTCGACGGGTTCGACCCAGTTCGCCGACAACACCACGCCGCCTCCCGACGAGGTGTCGCGCGGGCAACTGCTACGAGTGCTCGCCTCCGACTCCATGCGGGACGTCCTGGAGCGGTACTTCGGAGTCAAACTGGCGTTTCAGAACTGCCATCGGGTTGCCGCGTTCCCGCCCACCGAGGTTTCTTCGGGAACATACCAGGCGTTCGTCTCTCCACGCGGACAGCTGTTGAACCAATCGCCGGAACTACGCGATTGTTAG